Proteins encoded by one window of Kribbella flavida DSM 17836:
- a CDS encoding acetyl/propionyl/methylcrotonyl-CoA carboxylase subunit alpha — MTNSLPISSVLVANRGEIARRVFATARALGVSTVAVYSTADAGLPYVGEADAAVELPGAAPGETYLRGELVIEAARRAGADAVHPGYGFLSENAGFAQAVLDAGLTWIGPPVAAIAAMGSKIEAKKLMAAAGVPVLAELTPESVTAEDLPVLVKASAGGGGRGMRVVHRLEKLAGEIEAASAEAESAFGDGTVFCERYLATGRHIEVQVLADRHGTVWAVGERECSIQRRHQKVVEESPSPLVERVPGMRESLFTAARAAAEAIGYVGAGTVEFLADQNGNFFFLEMNTRLQVEHPVTESVTGLDLVALQFAIADGAALPPEPPVAVGHSIEVRLYAEDPAQDWLPQTGRLHRFAVGRVRSEFAPGGPRQNSPWLRVDSGVVDGSEVSPFYDAMLAKVIVWGPSRRAAAGRLARELTAARIHGVRTNRDLLVWVLRHPAFLAGDTDTGFFERYGVGEPLADKQAQELSALAAALGDAALNRQRAKVQGRLPSGWRNVPSQPQRKAYLAGDATYEVAYRLTRDGLETDGGVRLVSARTTSGPGAEVVLEADGVRRSFAVSVHPGLVCVDSSLGPVALTPVARFPDPSRQVAAGSLLAPMPGSVIRVAVAVGDEVSQGQPLLWLEAMKMEHTIAAPADGVVEKLAVEAGQQVEVGAVLAVVRAGEDA; from the coding sequence TTGACGAACTCACTCCCCATCAGCTCGGTTCTGGTGGCCAACCGCGGGGAGATCGCGCGGCGGGTGTTCGCGACCGCGCGGGCGCTCGGGGTGTCGACGGTGGCGGTGTACTCGACGGCCGACGCGGGGCTGCCGTACGTCGGGGAGGCGGACGCGGCGGTGGAGCTGCCCGGGGCGGCGCCGGGTGAGACGTACCTGCGCGGCGAGCTGGTGATCGAGGCGGCGCGGCGGGCGGGGGCCGACGCGGTGCATCCGGGGTACGGGTTCCTGTCCGAGAACGCGGGGTTCGCGCAGGCGGTGCTCGACGCGGGGCTGACCTGGATCGGGCCGCCGGTCGCGGCGATCGCGGCGATGGGGTCGAAGATCGAGGCGAAGAAGCTGATGGCGGCGGCCGGCGTACCGGTGCTGGCGGAGCTGACGCCGGAGTCGGTGACGGCCGAGGACCTGCCGGTGCTGGTGAAGGCGTCGGCGGGCGGTGGCGGGCGCGGGATGCGGGTGGTGCACCGGCTGGAGAAGCTGGCCGGGGAGATCGAGGCGGCGTCCGCGGAGGCGGAGTCGGCGTTCGGGGACGGCACGGTGTTCTGCGAGCGGTACCTGGCCACCGGACGACACATCGAGGTGCAGGTGCTGGCCGATCGGCACGGGACGGTGTGGGCGGTCGGGGAGCGCGAGTGCTCGATCCAGCGCCGGCACCAGAAGGTGGTCGAGGAGTCGCCGTCGCCACTGGTCGAGCGGGTGCCGGGGATGCGGGAGTCGCTGTTCACCGCGGCCCGCGCGGCGGCCGAGGCGATCGGGTACGTCGGCGCGGGCACCGTCGAGTTCCTGGCCGACCAGAACGGCAACTTCTTCTTCCTGGAGATGAACACGCGGCTGCAGGTCGAGCATCCGGTGACGGAGTCGGTGACCGGGCTGGATCTGGTCGCGTTGCAGTTCGCCATCGCCGACGGAGCTGCGCTGCCGCCCGAGCCACCCGTTGCCGTCGGCCACTCCATCGAAGTGCGGCTGTACGCCGAGGACCCGGCGCAGGACTGGTTACCCCAGACCGGCCGGCTGCACCGCTTCGCGGTAGGGCGAGTTCGCTCCGAGTTCGCCCCGGGAGGTCCTCGGCAGAATTCGCCGTGGCTGCGGGTGGATTCCGGGGTGGTGGACGGGTCGGAGGTCTCGCCCTTCTACGACGCGATGCTGGCGAAGGTGATCGTGTGGGGGCCGTCTCGCCGAGCGGCCGCCGGGCGGTTGGCGCGGGAGCTGACGGCGGCCCGGATTCACGGGGTGCGGACCAACCGGGACCTGCTGGTGTGGGTGCTGCGGCATCCGGCGTTCCTGGCCGGAGACACCGACACCGGGTTCTTCGAGCGGTACGGCGTGGGTGAGCCGCTGGCGGACAAGCAGGCGCAGGAGTTGTCGGCCCTGGCGGCGGCACTCGGCGACGCGGCGCTGAACCGGCAGCGCGCGAAGGTGCAGGGACGGTTGCCCAGCGGGTGGCGGAACGTGCCGTCCCAGCCGCAGCGCAAGGCGTACCTGGCCGGCGACGCGACGTACGAGGTCGCGTACCGGTTGACCCGCGACGGGCTGGAGACGGACGGCGGCGTACGGCTGGTCTCGGCGAGGACCACCTCCGGGCCAGGCGCCGAGGTCGTGCTCGAGGCCGACGGAGTACGACGGTCCTTCGCGGTCTCGGTCCACCCCGGTCTGGTGTGTGTCGACTCGTCGCTCGGGCCGGTCGCGCTGACCCCGGTGGCGCGCTTCCCGGATCCGTCCCGGCAGGTGGCGGCGGGCTCGTTGCTCGCGCCGATGCCGGGCTCGGTGATCCGGGTCGCCGTCGCGGTCGGCGACGAGGTGAGCCAAGGGCAGCCGCTGCTCTGGCTGGAGGCGATGAAGATGGAGCACACGATCGCCGCTCCGGCCGACGGAGTCGTCGAGAAGCTCGCGGTGGAAGCGGGACAGCAGGTCGAGGTGGGGGCCGTTCTGGCCGTGGTCCGAGCAGGGGAGGATGCATGA
- a CDS encoding TetR/AcrR family transcriptional regulator, which yields MSEALRGIRTGEPLREPQQDRSRVTRQKLLEAAVESLAQVGYAATTVAVVAARAGVSRGAAQHHFPTRADLFEAAVEYMTEVRLAEIRSQAAALPVGAGRTEAIVSMLADVYTGPLFRAALHLWVAASTEEPLRRQILRLEAHVGRQAHRALLEVLEVSERTPGVRETVQGVLDMARGLGLADLLSDDSARRTGIVRQWSKILDQALSAG from the coding sequence GTGAGCGAGGCGCTGCGCGGGATCCGGACGGGCGAGCCGCTGCGGGAGCCGCAGCAGGACCGCAGCCGGGTGACGCGGCAGAAGCTGCTCGAGGCCGCGGTGGAGTCGCTGGCGCAGGTCGGGTACGCCGCGACGACGGTCGCCGTCGTCGCGGCCCGGGCCGGGGTGTCGCGGGGCGCGGCGCAGCACCACTTCCCGACCCGGGCGGACCTGTTCGAGGCGGCGGTCGAGTACATGACCGAGGTACGGCTGGCGGAGATCCGGTCGCAGGCCGCGGCGCTGCCGGTCGGGGCGGGCCGGACCGAGGCGATCGTGTCGATGCTCGCCGACGTGTACACCGGGCCGCTGTTCCGGGCCGCGCTGCACCTGTGGGTGGCGGCGTCGACGGAGGAGCCGCTGCGCCGGCAGATCCTCCGGCTGGAGGCGCACGTCGGGCGGCAGGCGCACCGGGCGTTGCTGGAAGTGCTCGAGGTGAGCGAGCGGACGCCCGGGGTGCGGGAGACGGTGCAGGGAGTGCTGGACATGGCGCGCGGTCTGGGGCTGGCGGACCTGCTCAGCGACGACAGCGCGCGGCGCACGGGGATCGTGCGGCAGTGGTCGAAAATCCTCGACCAGGCACTCAGCGCCGGCTGA
- a CDS encoding acyl-CoA dehydrogenase family protein: protein MSFVETEERRALRAAVSELGSKYGYAWFTERARSGGQTTELWQEAGKLGYLGVNLPEQYGGGGGGMADLSIVLEELGAAGCPLLMMVVSPAICGTVISRFGTDEQKRRWLPGLADGSVTMAFAITEPDAGSNAHNLTTTARRAGDGWSLSGRKVYISGLDVAHAVLVVGRTEDARTGRLRPALFVVPTAAPGVEFRQIEMDLISPDKQFALFLDDVTLPDDALVGSADAGLLQLFAGLNPERIMAAAFAIGIGRHALGKAVAYVRDRQVWTGPIGAHQGIAHPLAQVKIELELARLMMQKAAALYDAGDDLAAGEAANMAKYAAGEACVRSTDQAVQSLGGNGMTVEYGVASLVAAARATRIAPVSREMILNFVAQHSLGLPKSY from the coding sequence ATGAGCTTCGTCGAGACCGAGGAACGCCGGGCGTTGCGGGCGGCGGTCAGCGAACTGGGCAGCAAGTACGGCTACGCCTGGTTCACCGAGCGGGCGCGGTCGGGCGGGCAGACCACCGAGCTGTGGCAGGAGGCCGGCAAGCTCGGCTACCTCGGCGTGAACCTGCCCGAGCAGTACGGCGGAGGCGGCGGCGGGATGGCCGACCTGTCGATCGTGCTGGAGGAGCTCGGCGCGGCCGGCTGCCCGTTGCTGATGATGGTCGTCTCGCCGGCCATCTGCGGCACGGTGATCAGCCGGTTCGGTACCGACGAGCAGAAGCGGCGCTGGCTGCCGGGGCTCGCGGACGGCTCGGTCACGATGGCGTTCGCGATCACCGAGCCGGACGCCGGGTCGAACGCGCACAACCTCACCACCACCGCCCGGCGGGCCGGCGACGGCTGGTCGCTGTCCGGCCGCAAGGTCTACATCTCCGGCCTCGACGTGGCCCACGCCGTGCTGGTCGTCGGCCGGACCGAGGACGCCCGCACCGGCCGGCTCCGACCCGCGCTGTTCGTCGTGCCGACCGCCGCGCCCGGGGTCGAGTTCCGGCAGATCGAGATGGATCTGATCAGCCCGGACAAGCAGTTCGCGCTGTTCCTGGACGACGTCACGCTGCCCGACGACGCGCTCGTCGGGTCCGCGGACGCAGGCCTGCTGCAGCTGTTCGCCGGGCTCAACCCCGAGCGCATCATGGCGGCCGCCTTCGCGATCGGGATCGGGCGGCACGCACTCGGCAAGGCCGTCGCCTACGTCCGGGACCGGCAGGTCTGGACGGGCCCGATCGGCGCGCACCAGGGCATCGCGCACCCGCTCGCGCAGGTCAAGATCGAGCTGGAGCTGGCCCGGCTGATGATGCAGAAGGCGGCCGCGCTGTACGACGCCGGCGACGACCTGGCCGCCGGCGAGGCCGCGAACATGGCCAAGTACGCCGCCGGCGAGGCCTGCGTCCGCTCCACCGACCAGGCGGTCCAGTCGCTCGGCGGCAACGGCATGACGGTCGAGTACGGCGTGGCGTCGCTGGTCGCCGCCGCCCGGGCGACCCGGATCGCCCCGGTCAGCCGGGAGATGATATTGAACTTCGTCGCCCAGCACAGCCTCGGTCTACCCAAGTCGTACTGA
- a CDS encoding 4-coumarate--CoA ligase family protein, whose product MVMYSEFPPVEVLDVPIHDAVLGRAQEYGDRPAMVDGVTGKEISYAQLDGMSRRVAAGFAELGIRKGDVIALYSPNTILYPVVFYGATRAGATVTTVNALYNASELHKQLLDSKAKLLVTISLFLPVATEAAAGTDVQEIFVCDQAEGYRSVLELVASTGPEPVVEFDPAEDVAVLPYSSGTTGAAKGVMLTHRNIATNIAQAEVTINVAENERIIAILPFFHIYGLTVLMNLPLRLGATVVVLPKFDLEQFLTTLDQQRITRAFVAPPVVLALAKHPAVDGVDLSGLKYVTSAAAPLDAELAEACAKRLGLHAVLQAYGMTELSPGTHAVPQDDQDPPPGAVGKLFPSTEMRLVGADGNDVGDGETGEIWIRGPQVMKGYLGRQAETDATIDPDGWLHTGDIGRVDERGYLYVVDRVKELIKYHGYQVPPAELEAVLLTDERVADAAVIGIQADGNEVPKAFVVPMPGVELTEQDVMDYVAARVAPYKKIRQVEFIEAVPKAASGKILRRELRAREAGA is encoded by the coding sequence ATGGTGATGTACAGCGAGTTCCCGCCGGTCGAAGTGCTCGACGTCCCGATCCACGACGCGGTGCTCGGCCGGGCCCAGGAGTACGGCGACCGCCCGGCGATGGTCGACGGTGTGACCGGCAAGGAGATCAGCTACGCCCAGCTCGACGGCATGAGCCGCCGGGTGGCGGCGGGGTTCGCCGAGCTCGGCATCCGCAAGGGCGACGTGATCGCGCTCTACAGCCCGAACACGATCCTCTACCCGGTGGTCTTCTACGGCGCGACCCGGGCCGGCGCGACGGTGACCACGGTCAACGCGCTCTACAACGCCTCCGAGCTGCACAAGCAGCTGCTGGACTCGAAGGCGAAGTTGCTGGTGACGATCTCGCTGTTCCTGCCGGTGGCGACCGAGGCGGCCGCAGGCACCGACGTGCAGGAGATCTTCGTCTGCGACCAGGCCGAGGGGTACCGCTCGGTGCTGGAGCTGGTGGCGTCGACCGGACCGGAGCCGGTGGTCGAGTTCGACCCGGCCGAGGACGTCGCGGTGCTGCCGTACTCCAGCGGCACGACCGGCGCGGCCAAGGGCGTGATGCTGACCCATCGCAACATCGCCACCAACATCGCCCAGGCCGAGGTGACGATCAACGTCGCCGAGAACGAGCGCATCATCGCGATCCTGCCGTTCTTCCACATCTACGGGCTGACCGTGCTGATGAACCTGCCGTTGCGGCTCGGCGCGACCGTGGTGGTGCTGCCGAAGTTCGACCTGGAGCAGTTCCTGACCACGCTGGACCAGCAGCGGATCACCCGGGCGTTCGTCGCGCCGCCGGTGGTGCTGGCGCTGGCCAAGCACCCGGCGGTGGACGGCGTGGACCTGTCCGGGCTGAAGTACGTGACCAGTGCGGCGGCGCCGCTCGACGCGGAACTGGCCGAGGCCTGCGCGAAGCGGCTCGGGCTGCACGCGGTCCTGCAGGCGTACGGGATGACCGAGCTGTCGCCGGGCACGCACGCCGTACCGCAGGACGACCAGGATCCGCCGCCCGGGGCGGTCGGCAAGCTGTTCCCGTCCACCGAGATGCGGCTGGTCGGGGCCGACGGCAACGATGTCGGCGACGGCGAGACCGGTGAGATCTGGATCCGCGGGCCGCAGGTGATGAAGGGCTACCTGGGCCGCCAGGCCGAGACCGACGCGACGATCGACCCGGACGGCTGGCTGCACACCGGCGACATCGGGCGGGTCGACGAGCGCGGCTACCTGTACGTCGTGGACCGGGTGAAGGAGTTGATCAAGTACCACGGGTACCAGGTGCCGCCGGCCGAGCTGGAGGCGGTGCTGCTGACCGACGAGCGGGTCGCCGACGCGGCGGTGATCGGGATCCAGGCCGACGGCAACGAGGTGCCGAAGGCGTTCGTGGTGCCGATGCCGGGGGTGGAGCTGACCGAGCAGGACGTGATGGACTACGTCGCCGCCCGGGTGGCGCCGTACAAGAAGATCCGGCAGGTCGAGTTCATCGAGGCGGTGCCGAAGGCGGCGTCGGGCAAGATCCTGCGCCGCGAACTGCGGGCCCGGGAGGCCGGCGCGTGA
- a CDS encoding acyl-CoA carboxylase subunit beta: MSNREAMLEKLAALDVEHAKALAGGGEKYVARHHQRGKLLARERIELLLDPDSAFLELSPLAGWGSDFTVGASLVTGIGVVEGVECLITANDPTVKGGASNPWTLKKALRADEIARANRLPVISLVESGGADLPTQKEIFIPGGAMFRNLTRFSAEGIPTIALVFGNSTAGGAYIPGLSDHVVMVDGGAKVFLAGPPLVKMATGEDADDESLGGAGMHARVSGLADYFAVDEPDAIRLGRQIVSRLNWKKLGPPPAARYDEPLYDADELLGIVPADLKIPFDPRDVIARVVDGSVFDEFKPLYGSSLATGWASLHGYPVGILANARGVLFSEESQKAAQFIQLANQSSTPLIFLHNTTGYMVGQEYEQGGIIKHGAQMINAVSNSRVPHLSILMGASYGAGHYGMCGRAFDPRFLFAWPSAKSAVMGPQQLAGVLSIVARAAAAAKNQPYDEDADAAMQAYVQGQIEAESLPLFLSGRLYDDGVIDPRDTRTVLGLCLSAIHSAPVEGTRFDGANFGVFRI, encoded by the coding sequence ATGAGCAATCGTGAGGCGATGCTGGAGAAGCTGGCCGCGCTGGACGTCGAGCACGCCAAGGCGCTGGCGGGTGGCGGCGAGAAGTACGTCGCGCGTCACCACCAACGCGGCAAGCTGCTGGCGCGGGAGCGGATCGAGCTGCTGCTCGACCCGGACTCGGCATTCCTCGAGCTGTCGCCGCTGGCCGGCTGGGGCTCCGACTTCACGGTCGGGGCGAGCCTGGTCACCGGGATCGGCGTGGTGGAGGGCGTCGAGTGCCTGATCACCGCGAACGACCCGACCGTCAAGGGCGGCGCGAGCAACCCGTGGACGCTGAAGAAGGCGTTGCGGGCCGACGAGATCGCCCGGGCGAACCGGTTGCCGGTGATCAGCCTGGTCGAGTCCGGCGGCGCCGATCTGCCCACCCAGAAGGAGATCTTCATCCCGGGCGGCGCGATGTTCCGCAACCTGACCCGGTTTTCGGCCGAGGGGATCCCGACGATCGCGCTGGTGTTCGGCAACTCGACCGCCGGGGGCGCGTACATCCCCGGCCTGAGCGACCACGTGGTGATGGTCGACGGCGGCGCGAAGGTGTTTCTGGCCGGCCCGCCGCTGGTGAAGATGGCGACCGGCGAGGACGCCGACGACGAGTCGCTCGGCGGGGCCGGCATGCACGCGCGGGTGTCGGGGCTGGCCGACTACTTCGCCGTCGACGAGCCCGACGCGATCCGGCTCGGCCGGCAGATCGTCTCCCGGCTGAACTGGAAGAAGCTCGGCCCGCCGCCGGCCGCGCGGTACGACGAGCCGCTGTACGACGCGGACGAGTTGCTCGGCATCGTGCCGGCGGACCTGAAGATCCCGTTCGACCCGCGGGACGTGATCGCCCGGGTGGTGGACGGGTCGGTGTTCGACGAGTTCAAGCCGCTGTACGGGTCGTCGCTGGCGACGGGCTGGGCCTCGCTGCACGGCTACCCGGTCGGCATCCTGGCGAACGCGCGGGGCGTGCTGTTCAGCGAGGAGTCGCAGAAGGCCGCGCAGTTCATCCAGCTGGCCAACCAGTCGAGCACGCCGCTGATCTTCCTGCACAACACGACCGGCTACATGGTCGGCCAGGAGTACGAGCAGGGCGGCATCATCAAGCACGGCGCGCAGATGATCAACGCCGTCTCCAACTCCCGGGTGCCGCACCTCTCGATCCTGATGGGTGCCTCCTACGGCGCCGGCCACTACGGCATGTGCGGCCGGGCCTTCGACCCACGCTTCCTGTTCGCCTGGCCGTCGGCGAAGTCCGCGGTGATGGGGCCGCAGCAGCTCGCCGGCGTGCTGTCGATCGTCGCCCGGGCCGCCGCGGCCGCCAAGAACCAGCCGTACGACGAAGACGCCGACGCAGCGATGCAGGCCTACGTGCAAGGCCAGATCGAGGCCGAGTCGCTGCCACTGTTCCTGTCCGGCCGGCTCTACGACGACGGCGTCATCGACCCGCGCGACACCCGCACCGTGCTGGGCCTGTGCCTGTCCGCCATCCACTCGGCCCCGGTCGAGGGAACCCGCTTCGACGGCGCCAACTTCGGCGTCTTCCGGATTTGA
- a CDS encoding RNA-guided endonuclease InsQ/TnpB family protein yields MARYRLYPTSAEEHALLEHCAHARFVWNLAVEQHRRSTEGQRRTQGFGEHCRQLTEARAESAWLASGSCTVQQQALKDFAVCTAAWRSGRSGRPSWRKRGRHESFRIVAVRPDHVRRTSRRFGSVFVPKVGHVRFRWSRPVRVAKSFRIKQESDGRWYVAFATVPASVPGPGNGAVVGLDRGVVSSVTLSTGEMYRCPMPRSADITRRRRLQRRLARAERGSNRRQRTKRALGRLTVREVDRRRDWIEKLSTELARRFDLIRVEDLRIGNMVRSARGTIDHPSRGSRCKARLDGRILSNGWGLLVRRLEDKAAGRVERVHPAFTSQRCSVCSYRSSENRKSQAVFLCGRCGHRANADVNAARNIAAGRVVTARGGGPTGPPVNREPRHSASLVAVSEPSHR; encoded by the coding sequence ATGGCGAGGTACCGGCTGTATCCGACGAGCGCAGAAGAGCACGCGCTGCTGGAGCACTGCGCGCATGCGCGCTTCGTCTGGAATCTTGCGGTGGAACAACATCGCCGTTCGACAGAAGGGCAACGCCGCACGCAAGGTTTCGGTGAGCACTGTCGGCAGCTCACTGAAGCCAGAGCGGAGTCCGCCTGGTTGGCCTCCGGCTCGTGCACCGTGCAGCAGCAGGCGCTCAAAGACTTCGCCGTCTGTACAGCAGCGTGGCGGTCGGGCCGCAGCGGCCGTCCGAGCTGGCGCAAGCGAGGCAGGCACGAAAGCTTCCGTATCGTTGCTGTGCGCCCTGATCACGTCCGGAGGACGAGTCGGAGGTTCGGCAGTGTCTTTGTGCCGAAGGTGGGCCACGTCCGATTCCGATGGAGCCGTCCGGTCCGAGTTGCCAAGTCGTTTCGCATCAAGCAGGAGAGCGACGGCCGGTGGTACGTAGCGTTCGCCACTGTGCCAGCGTCGGTCCCGGGTCCCGGGAACGGCGCCGTTGTCGGCCTGGACCGCGGCGTGGTCAGCTCCGTTACGTTGTCCACCGGCGAGATGTACCGGTGCCCGATGCCCAGGTCGGCCGACATCACGCGCAGGCGCCGGTTGCAGCGGCGCCTGGCTCGGGCTGAGCGTGGATCGAACCGTCGTCAACGGACGAAACGAGCGCTGGGTCGGCTCACCGTACGGGAGGTCGACCGCCGCCGGGACTGGATCGAGAAGCTGAGTACGGAGCTTGCTCGGCGCTTCGATCTGATTCGGGTGGAAGATCTGAGGATCGGAAACATGGTCAGGTCTGCTCGCGGGACGATCGATCATCCTTCGCGCGGATCCCGGTGCAAGGCACGTCTCGACGGAAGGATCCTCAGCAACGGCTGGGGTCTCCTGGTCCGCCGCCTGGAGGACAAGGCAGCGGGCAGGGTCGAGCGGGTCCATCCTGCTTTCACTTCGCAGCGTTGCTCGGTGTGCAGCTACCGCAGTTCGGAAAACCGCAAGAGCCAAGCGGTCTTCCTCTGCGGGCGATGTGGCCACCGGGCAAATGCAGACGTCAACGCTGCACGGAACATCGCGGCCGGACGGGTCGTGACTGCGCGGGGAGGCGGACCGACAGGTCCGCCGGTGAACCGCGAACCTCGGCATTCGGCCTCCCTGGTCGCTGTGTCGGAACCTTCTCATCGCTGA
- a CDS encoding acyl-CoA dehydrogenase family protein, protein MTDFRESVRRFMATEVLPELADWERAGELPRELHRKAGKVGLLGVGFPESVGGGGGSLADAVAVVEEMHYSGGSGGLVASLLTGGIAVPHIVVGGNEQQLDRWVRPTLEGELIGALAITEPDGGSDVASLRTTARRDGDHFVVNGAKTYITSGCRADFVTTAVRTGGPGAHGISLLVIERGMPGFVVSRKLEKLGWLCSDTAELSFAEVRVPVENLVGAEGSGFVQLAQNFVAERLTPAVQAYAGAQRALDLTVEWCRARETFGRPLISRQTVQHTLTEMARRIDVARVYVHDVVRRAEAGDDVIAEVCFAKNTAVEAGQWVCDQALQLHGGFGYLREAEVERQYRDQKILALGGGTTEILTGLAAKRLGFTG, encoded by the coding sequence GTGACCGACTTCCGGGAGAGCGTCCGGCGGTTCATGGCGACCGAGGTGCTGCCCGAGCTCGCCGACTGGGAGCGCGCCGGGGAGCTGCCGCGGGAGCTGCATCGCAAGGCGGGCAAGGTCGGGCTGCTCGGCGTGGGCTTCCCGGAGTCGGTCGGCGGAGGCGGTGGCTCCCTGGCGGACGCGGTCGCGGTGGTCGAGGAGATGCACTACAGCGGTGGGTCCGGCGGGCTGGTCGCGTCGCTGCTGACCGGCGGCATCGCCGTGCCCCACATTGTTGTCGGAGGCAATGAGCAGCAGCTCGACCGGTGGGTGCGGCCGACGCTCGAAGGTGAGCTGATCGGAGCGCTGGCGATCACCGAGCCGGACGGTGGGTCGGACGTGGCGTCGCTGCGCACGACGGCCCGACGGGACGGCGACCACTTCGTCGTCAACGGTGCGAAGACCTACATCACGTCCGGGTGCCGCGCGGACTTCGTCACGACCGCGGTGCGCACCGGCGGGCCGGGAGCGCACGGGATCTCGCTGCTGGTGATCGAGCGCGGGATGCCCGGCTTCGTGGTGTCGCGCAAGCTCGAGAAGCTGGGCTGGCTGTGCTCGGACACCGCTGAGCTGTCGTTCGCCGAGGTCCGCGTGCCGGTGGAGAACCTGGTCGGCGCCGAGGGCTCGGGCTTCGTGCAACTCGCGCAGAACTTCGTCGCCGAGCGGCTGACGCCGGCGGTTCAGGCGTACGCCGGCGCGCAGCGAGCGCTGGACCTGACCGTCGAGTGGTGCCGGGCTCGGGAGACCTTCGGGCGGCCGCTGATCTCCCGGCAGACCGTGCAGCACACGCTGACCGAGATGGCCCGGCGGATCGACGTCGCCCGGGTCTACGTGCACGACGTCGTACGCCGGGCCGAGGCAGGGGACGACGTGATCGCGGAGGTCTGCTTCGCCAAGAACACCGCGGTGGAAGCCGGCCAGTGGGTCTGCGACCAGGCGCTGCAACTGCACGGCGGTTTCGGCTACCTGCGGGAGGCCGAGGTCGAGCGGCAGTACCGCGACCAGAAGATCCTCGCCCTCGGCGGCGGCACGACGGAGATCCTGACCGGCCTTGCCGCCAAGAGACTGGGGTTCACCGGATGA